The genomic region TTGATCGATACGTTGGATGACGCAACCCGCAGACACTCGTTGTGAATGAGGGAGCCTTGGCGGGCAAATCAGTTGGCAAATCAGGGGGGCAAATCAGGGGGGCAGGTCACGGCCAATGGCAGTGTCGCTGTCCCAATTTGACAGAGGTTTGCGGGTTGATATTGGTGTTGGGGGTCTCTTTTGGCGCTGACCTGTCGCCGCCCTGGGCCATGTTTGTGCGCTGAATTGAGCGGCCTCCCTTGCAACCTTGGGCCGGCCAAATGATTATGACTGGCAAATGAATATGACTGGCAAACACGCGGGCCAATTCTGGACGCGGTGGGATGGGGGATTTTGGATGATCTATACAACTGAAGGCCGGGGGCGGCTGTTTGACAACGTCTTGCAGACCATTGGCGACACGCCGACCATCCGCCTGAACCGGGTAGCGCCGCAGGGTGTTGATATCTATGTGAAATTTGAGGCTTTCAATCCCGGTGGTTCGGTCAAGGACCGGCTGGCGCTGAACATCGTTGAGGCCGGTGAGCGCGAGGGTCGGTTGCAGCCGGGGCAAACCGTGGTCGAGGCCACCAGCGGCAATACCGGCATTGGTCTGGCGATGGTCTGCGCCGCCAAGGGCTATCCGCTGGTGATCACCATGCATGACGGGTTCTCGGTTGAGCGGCGTCAGGTGATGCGGATGCTGGGGGCCAAGGTGGTGCTGACCCGCAAGGAAGACAAGGGATTGGGCATGGTGCTCAAGGCTAAGGAGCTGGCTGAGGCCAATGGCTGGTTTCTGGCGCATCAGTTTGAAACCAAGGACAACGCCGATATTCATGAGGTCACCACGGCGCGTGAAATTCTGGGTGATTTTAACGGCAAATCACTGGATCAAGTGGTGCTGGGCTTTGGCACTGGCGGCACTGCAACCGGTTTGGGGCGGGTGCTGAAACAGGCACGTCCCGGTCTGAAGATCATCCTGAGCGAGCCGGAAAACGCCACACTGGTTGGATCGGGCACCGCGCAGGCGCGCAACGACGAAGGCGAGCCGAGCGAGAGCCATCCGGCGTTTGCGCCGCATCCAGTGCAGGGCTGGACACCTGACTTTATCCCGCTGGTGTTGCAAGAGGCGCTGGATCAGGGCTATTTCGACGGCTTGCAGCCGGTGAGCGGCGCCGAGAGCATTGCCATGTCGCGCCGTTTGGCGGCTGAGGAAGGCATTCTGGCGGGGATTTCCGGCGGTGCTTCGGTTGCGGCGGCGGTGAAGGTGGCGGAGACTGCACCCAAGGGTTCGGTCATTCTGGCGATCCTGCCGGATACCGGCGAGCGCTATCTGTCAACGCCGCTGTTTGACGGCATCGAGACCGAGATGGACGCGGCTGAGCTGGCGCTGTCGCAGTCAACACCGGGGTTCAGGTACTGATCAAGGGGCAAGCTCTCTCTTGCATAGACACAGGTGGCGGTCTTGGCATCACAAATGCCCAGGCTGTGCTTGGTGCCACTGTGGGATTTGAGTATTTTTGGCAAAAAGAAGCAGGGCGCTGGTTTCATACCGCGCATGGCTTACTAAAAAGCCCCGGTCGCTGTGACCGGGGCTTTTCAATTTCTGTGTCACTGTCTGGCTCAGGCCAGCATGGCAAGGGGGTTTTCCAGATTTTCAACGATGGCTTTCAGCAGGTTGGCCCCCACTGCGCCGTCGATGACACGGTGGTCAACTGACATGGTGACAGACATCACGGTGGCCACTTTCAGCTCGCCGTCTTCGCCAACCACCGGCTGTTTTTTGCCAGCCCCGACCGCCAGAATACCGGCATGGGGTGGGTTGACGATGGCGTCAAAGTTGTCGACGCCAAACATCCCCAAGTTAGAGATCGCGAAGGAGCCGCCCTGATATTCGCTGGGCGCCAGTTTGCGCTCGCGGGCACGCGACGCCATGTCCTTCATCTGCGCCGACAGGGCTGACAGAGATTTCATGTGGGCATCTTGCAGCACCGGGGTGAACAAGCCGCCCTCAACGGCGACCGCCACGGCCACATCCGAGGATTTCATCTGCAACACACGATCGCCTGCCCAGACCGCATTGGCCTCGGGCACCTGTTGCAGGGCGATGGCGACGGCCTTGATGATGAAATCATTGACCGAGAGCTTTACCCCGCGGGCTGCGAGCTGTTTGTTCAGCTGGGCCCGGAAGACGAGCAGCGCATCCAGCTGGATGTCGCGGCGAAGGTAGAAATGCGGGATGGTCTGCTTGGCCTCGGTCAGACGTGCGGCGATGATCTTGCGCATGCCGTCGAGGCTGATTTCGTCGTAGTCGCGGTCGGCGTACATCTTGGCGACCATTTCGGCCGAAGCCCCGGTTGGCATAGCGGTTGCAGCAGTCGGGGCGGCAGCGGCAGCGGTGACAACCGGAGCCGTTTTGGGCGCGGCGGCGGCGGCTTCGACATCGGCCTTGACGATACGACCACGCGGGCCGGAGCCGGACAGTGTGGTCAGATCCAGACCTTTGTCCGCCGCGATGCGACGGGCCAGAGGCGAGGCAAACAGGCGGCTGCCGTCTGCCGCAGCGGGTGCTGCCGGGGCGGTTGCTGTAGCCGGGGCGGTTGCTGCTGACGCAGGTGCGGCGGCCTCAACCGCTGCAGGAGCGGCCTCACCCGTCGCGGCTGCAGCGGCAGCCGGCGCGGCGCTGGTGGAGATGTCATCGGCGCTTTCGCCGTCTTCCAGCAGCACGGCGATGGCAGTGTTGACCTTGACCCCTTCGGAGCCCTCAGGGATCAGGATCTTGCCAATCACCCCTTCGTCAACAGCTTCGAATTCCATCGTTGCCTTGTCGGTTTCAATCTCGGCGATCAAGTCACCGGACGACACGGTGTCGCCCTCTTTGACCAGCCATTTCGCCAGGGTGCCTTCCTCCATGGTGGGGGACAGCGCAGGCATCAGGATTTCTGTAGGCATAGCTCTGTCTCCTTACCGGTAGGTCACTTGTTTCACTGCGGCAATCACCTCGTCGGTGGTGATCAGCGCCAGTTTTTCGAGGTTGGCAGCATAGGGCATCGGCACGTCCTTGCCGGTGCAGGTGATGATCGGCGCGTCCAGATAGTCAAACGCCTCGCGTGACACTTCGGAGGCGATGTAGCTGCCGACCGAGCCCTGCGGCCAGCCTTCCTCGACGGTGACCAGACGGTTGGTCTTCATCACCGATTTGATCACCGTCGGCAGATCCATCGGCCGCAGGGTGCGCAGGTCGATGACCTCGGCTGAAATACCCTCTTCGGCCAGCTTATCAGCGGCTTCCAGTGCATATTGCATGCCGATGCTGAAGGAGACGATGGTGACGTCGGTGCCAGTGCGGCAGATTTTGGCCTTGCCGAAGGGCACGGTGAAATCATCCAGTTTGGGCACGTCAAAGGCGCGACCATAGAGCATTTCATTCTCCAGAAAGATCACCGGGTTTGGATCGCGGATCGCCGATTTCAGCAAGCCTTTGGCGTCGGAGGCCGAATAGGGCGTCACCACCTTGAGACCGGGGATCTGCATGTACCAGGCGGCAAAGCACTGGCTGTGCTGGGCGCCAACCCGGGAGGCGGCGCCATTGGCACCGCGGAACACCATGGGCGCCCCCATCTGACCACCGGACATATACAATGTCTTGGCTGCCGAGTTGATGATCTGGTCCATCGCCTGCATGGCGAAGTTGAAGGTCATGAACTCGACAATCGGTTTCAGCCCGCCAAAGGCGGCGCCGACGGCGATGCCGGTGAAGCCGTGCTCGGTGATTGGGGTGTCGATGACGCGCTTGGCGCCAAATTCGTCCAGCAAACCCTGCGAGATCTTGTAAGCGCCCTGATATTCGGCGACTTCTTCGCCCATCAGAAAGACGTTTTCGTCGGCGCGCATCTCTTCGGCCATGGCGTCGCGCAGGGCTTCGCGCACGGTGGTTTTCACCAGTTCGGTGCCCTCGGGCCAATCCGGGGTCAGGTCGACCACCGGTGCAGCAGCAACAGCTGCAACTGGAGCGGCGGGCTCTGCACTTGCCGCAGAGTCCGGGACGGCGGTGACGGGTGGAGCTGCGGCCACCGGTGCGGCATCCAGCGCTTCGCCCTCCTCAATCAGGATGGCGATGGCGGTGTTAACCTTAACCGCCTCGCTGCCTTCGGCGATCAGGATCTTGCCGATCACCCCCTCATCAACGGCTTCGAACTCCATCGTCGCCTTGTCGGTTTCAATCTCGGCCATCACATCGCCGGATTTGACCGTATCGCCCTCTTTGACCAGCCATTTGGCCAGCGTGCCTTCCTCCATGGTGGGGGACAGTGCGGGCATCAGAATTTCAGTTGCCATGTTGTATGGTCCCCCTCAGGCGTAAATGTCGGTCCAGAGCTCTTCGAGCGCTGGTTCCGGGCTGGTGCGGGCAAAGTCGGCGGCGTCGTTGACAACCGCTTTGATCTCTTTGTCGATCGCCTTGAGATCATCCTCGGTGGCGTATTTATTGTCCAGCAACAGAGTGCGGACCTGTTCGATCGGATCGCGTTCCTCGCGCATTTTCTGCACCTCTTCGCGGGTCCGGTACTTGGCGGGATCCGACATCGAGTGGCCACGGTAGCGGTAGGTTTTGACCTCGAGAATATAGGGGCCCTTGCCGGAGCGGCAATGGGCCACGGCGCGTTCGCCGGCCTCTTTCACGGCCAGCACGCTCATCCCGTCGACCGCTTCTCCGGGGATACCAAAGGCCTCGCCACGGGTGTAGATATCCGGGGTGACAGAGGAGCGTTTTTGCGAGGTGCCCATGGCATATTGGTTGTTCTCGATGACAAAGATCACCGGCAGCTGCCAGAGCGCGGCCATGTTGAAGGTCTCATAGACCTGACCCTGGTTGGAGGCGCCGTCACCGAAATAGGTGAAGGAGACCCGGCCGTTGCCGTTGTATTTGTCGGCAAAAGCCAGACCTGCGCCGATGGGCACCTGGGCGCCGACGATACCGTGGCCGCCGTAAAAGTGTTTCTCTTTCGAGAACATGTGCATGGAGCCGCCCTTGCCCTTGGACAAGCCGCCGGTCCGGCCGGTCAACTCGGCCATGACACCGCCGGCATCCATGCCACAGGCCAGCATATGGCCGTGGTCGCGGTAGGAGGTCAGACGTTTGTCGCCTTCCTCGGCGGCGGCCTCGAGGCCGACAACCACCGCTTCCTGACCGATGTAGAGATGGCAGAAACCGCCGATCAGGCCCATGCCATAGAGCTGGCCGGCCTTTTCTTCGAATCGACGAATGAGCAACATCGAGCGGTAGTGCTCGGTCAGTTCCTCGGCGGAAACATTTGTTTTCTTAACGCTTTTTCTCGCAGCCATGGTGGCAAACTCCCCCTGTAGGCTAGATAGTTTAGTGTTAAACTATCTAATAAAGGATTTTGAAGCCGGTGGCGAGAGATTTTGTGACGCGAGGTTTTGGACCGCTAAGTTTTGGCCGGGAGACCGCCGTAGGGCCCATATGAACCGCTGCCTGTTGCAAGGGGTCAGCGTCGGTGGCGCTGGTGGTGCAGGGGGGGGGTTAACGGATCACGATCTCGTCGGCGCGCAATACGCCGAGAACTGACCGGGCCTGTTCGTCGAGGAGGTCCAGATCAAGGAAGGTGTCGGACAGCCGATGGGTGAGGTTTTCCATCTGCGCGATGTCAAGATTGAGCCGGGTGAGATCGCGGTTCAAGGTCTCTGCCTCTGCCGCGATCTCGACCCTGCGAAATAACCCGAAATCCCCCTGCACCGCCGCAAATGTAAAATATGCGCTAAGCGCAAATGCGGCGGCAAAGAAGGGCAATGAACCAAGGTTGGGTCGATGGTTTCGGGTCAATTGGAAGTGCCTGTATGGTCTGCTCAAGTTTTATGTAGCGCCGGTTGATCCCGCGTCTGTCACTGGTATGACACAAGCGAATCAGCTTGTGAATCCCCTTTGAGCCCTATGGGGCAAGTTTTTTCGTTAAGGTTTTGGTAGGGTTTGCTGGGGGTTGCTAGGGGTTTAGAGGGCGGCCCTGCGGGCCACTGCCTCCGGCGGGGATATTTAAGGCCGATTTGGCAACAAAATAGGAAAGCTGCTTCGGCGTTTCCCTTTGTTTTATAGGGCTATCGTTGGGTTTTGATAGAAAACTTGCCAGTCCTCCCTCCGATCTGCTACTGATATTTGCTACTACCTCAACTTTAATCACAGCTTTTGAGGGGTCTAAATATGGAACTGATGCGCAGGGGTAAAAAAGGGTTATTCACTCACAAGCGGCCCGTTCCTACCCGTTACCGGGAAATTGAAGGGCGGGCATATGTTTGGACCGCCTTGCACACCGACGCCCGTGCGGAGGCACTTCAAAAGGCGCGGGCGATTGTGTTTTTGCAGGATGCCCAATGGGAGGCCGCACTGGCCAAGCAAACCGTAAAGGCATCGGCCCTATATGCTGAGTTGCGGACGCTGGCGCAGGCGATGGGCTTTGCCTACCTGCCCGAAGCCGATGTGGCAGACCTGCCGGATAAGGAATTCTTGCAGCGGGTTGAAGCCGGGGTAGCTGGGACTGCCTCGGAGTGCGCCGCAGTGCTTGGGGCCGCCGAGGTGCCTAAGCTGCTTCTCTCGGGCTTGTTTGACGCCTACGCCGGTTTCGTTGCTGACAAGATCAGAAAAAAGGACGCGCAACAGCTTCGGAAATGGCGCTCCCCGCGCTTGCGCGCCGTCACCAATTTGATCGGCGTTATTGGCGATATGCCAGTGCAGGAAATCACGCGCCAGCACGCCCTAACCTTCCGCGCTCACTGGTGGAGCCGAATGCAGAGCGAAGGCCGGTCAGCGGCCACAGGGAACCACGATTTGGGCAATCTCAGTTCAATGGTGAGTGAGGTTTGCATGAAACAAGGATGGGATATGGCGAACCCGTTTTTGCGGCTTTGGTTTGAACCAGATGGTGAGCGCCGCCCGGCGTTTTCAGCAGAATGGATCAGTAGCAAAATTCTAGCCCCCGGCGCGCTTGATAATATGAGCGATGAGGAGCGGGCGATTTTTCTTGTTGTGGTAAACACCGGCGCGCGGCCTTCAGAAATTATCAATCTGCTACCCGAACGCATCAGGCTTGACGCCAATATCCCGCACATCCAAATCCGGGCCGAGGGGCGCACCCTTAAAAACAAATATTCCTCCCGTGATGTGCCGCTGTTGGGCGTATCCCTTGAGGCCATGCGGGCCTTTCCTGATGGCTTCCCCCGATACAGGACCTTTGGCGATTGGACCGACCATGCGACTGGACATTTAAGGGATAGTGGGCTGCTGGAAAGCGACAAACATACCGCCTATTCACTGCGTCACTCTATAAGCGACCGTTTGCTTAACAGCGGGTGCCAAGATCGGGTTCGGAAAGAAATTATGGGCCACAAGCCCGAAAAAATGATTTACGGCGAAGGCTCAAATCTAGACACAAAGCTTGCCGCACTTGCGCCGATAGCCTTGGTTTGAAGCAACGCCATCGCCCGAAAATGTGGGGAGCCCCGAACCAGCAGCGCGGCCCTGATTTCCTATATCCACTCCCAAATTGACCCATAAGGGCTATCCCCAGCCCCTCGCCGAGTCATGTGCTGCGCTAGGGCCGTCTATGCGGGCCAAGGGGTCCGTCACTGATAGCACCGGCGCAGCGCGCGCCGTCATCCAGCACCTGCAGAGCCCCCTCGGCGCGCCACGCGGCCACCCAAGACGTGTTTGACGGCGAACTGTTGCACGGCATTTCCCCGGCTCCAATTTCAACGATCTATGGCAAAAACGTTGCCCCAACAATCATCAGTGGCGAACCTCTTTGCATTGAGTCGTAAAGCAATATGTGGCCGACTGGCATGGGTGCAACGGCTGGATATGAATCGAAGCGGTGCAAACTGAGCAGCAGGACGGAAAATTTTTTACTAAATTTTTGTGAACTGCAAAACCAGATTTCAGGGGCGGATTTGATAATCCGCCGCCAAAAGGGCTCGGGTTACAATTGACTTCATAGAGGTGACGACAAAAAAATTGCCTTGATGACATGGAGGTAAGGCAAACTGGCTGCCACTCGCAGGCCGCAGGGCTTCATCCGCACGTGAAAGCCCGGATAAACCCAGCTTTCAGGCCTCTCCCGGCCCGTCGTTTGGCAGTATTGGCTATTTCGGCACCAATCTGTTCGGCGGGTCTGCCGCAGATTGGGCAACTGGGGGCGGGGTCAGCCGCCATTCTCTCCGCCGCTCCTTGCCTCAATAAGCGCATTGCGCAGGGCCATCGGTAAAGCGTTTTGATCACCTAGATAAATGAAGTCCAACGGCATCCCGTAGGTTTCTCGAAGCGCCAATGCACCGTCAACGCTTATTCGGTAATCGCCGTTCTCCCAGTTGTTGAGCTGCGCCCGCTTTAACCCGGCTTTTGTGGCATATTCCAATTGCGTCAGCCCGGTTAGCTTCCGATGCCATACAAGCCGTTGAGCAATATCCGAAAATTTGCGCATTTCCTTCATCTTTTAATCTCCAAAAATGTTACTTGTCGCTCTGGGATGGCAACAAAGTTGCCACAAATATCAATCCGACCGTCGATTGATGACAATTTGGCTGTCACAAGTATAGCATGGATACAGCAAACATCACAGCCAAGCAGGTCATCGCGTGCGTCGGCAAAAAGCAAATCATCCGGCGCATCGGGGTGTCCTGGTACTCAGTCAGGGCTGCCAATACGGCGCAGAGTTTTCCCGCCAATTGGTACGGGCCACTCAGCATTATGTGCTTTGAAAAAGGCATTGATTGCCCACTCCCTCTGTTCAATATGCGCCCGCTCCTTGACGAGGTGTGTTGACAAAAAAATTATCACCTTGCCCACCGAATGCAAGACCATACCAGATAAATCAAGCCTTTTGCGCCGCACTGCCGGTAATTGAGCACATCGACGCAAATTAGCGCCAATCACGAAAACCAAGTCCCACCAGCCAAAAGAGGCGGGTCGAACCTTGTTCGGTCCACGGCTTCTTGCGGCCTATCAAAACCATAGGAACCCACAAGATGGACGGCAATTTGAGCAATGAGGAATTTCAGGTAGGCGCCAGCGCTTTGCAGGTTCAGCTTGACGAACTGGCAGACTTGGGCGGCACGGTCAGCGAGGCGAACGGCGATCTGCGCAGCCTCATCAAACAGATTGTTGACGAAGAGGGCTACCACAAGCGCGCCCTCGGTGTGATCCGCGAAATCGACAAAATGTCTGAAACCAAGCGGGCCGATTTCCTGCGCACCTTTGGCCCCATGCTGGACGCAATGCGGGCGGGCAAGTGGGACACCGACACCACCGATATGTTCGACCCGGCGGTGGCTGAATGAAAACCCCGCTCACCCCGGCCCAAGTATTAGATGCGCCGTTGCCTGCGGTGTATGAACAGGCCAAGGCGGCGCTGACCCAATGCGAGACGATTGACGAGTGCAAGGATTGGTCAGATCGGGCGGCGGCGCTGGCGAGCTATGCCAAACAGGCGAACGACGAGACGCTTGAAAAAAAGGCCCGCCTTATCCGCAACCGGGCAATCCGGCGCATGGGACAGGTTCTTGAACAGATCGAGCCAGCGACCGGGGCACACCTAAAGCGTATGGGCACCCATACGCTTTCACGCACAGAGGCAGCGGCGCAGGCGGGGCTTTCCAATAACCAAAAAGCGACCGCCTTGCGCCTAGCGAAAATCCCCGAAAATGAATTTGAGAAATTGACCAAGCGTGACGGGCCGCAACCGACCGTCACTGAGTTAGCAGAGCGCGGCACGCAGAAGCGCGAAGTCATCGTGATCGACCACACCGGGGGCCGCGACCCGAAAGTGTTCAACCGGATCATTCACTTCACCAGTGCGCTTGAATGCGCCGTCGCGGAGTTGAGCGGCAACGCCGACTTGCTCGAACACATGTTGGATTGGGAACTTGCGGAGGCTCTTGAAGCCGCTGCCCGCTTGCGCCTGATCCTTGACAATTTGGAGGAACACAAATGCAAACCGCAAAGCTGAAAACAGACGTTGCCGCATTCGTCGGG from Parasedimentitalea psychrophila harbors:
- a CDS encoding pyruvate dehydrogenase complex dihydrolipoamide acetyltransferase encodes the protein MPTEILMPALSPTMEEGTLAKWLVKEGDTVSSGDLIAEIETDKATMEFEAVDEGVIGKILIPEGSEGVKVNTAIAVLLEDGESADDISTSAAPAAAAAATGEAAPAAVEAAAPASAATAPATATAPAAPAAADGSRLFASPLARRIAADKGLDLTTLSGSGPRGRIVKADVEAAAAAPKTAPVVTAAAAAPTAATAMPTGASAEMVAKMYADRDYDEISLDGMRKIIAARLTEAKQTIPHFYLRRDIQLDALLVFRAQLNKQLAARGVKLSVNDFIIKAVAIALQQVPEANAVWAGDRVLQMKSSDVAVAVAVEGGLFTPVLQDAHMKSLSALSAQMKDMASRARERKLAPSEYQGGSFAISNLGMFGVDNFDAIVNPPHAGILAVGAGKKQPVVGEDGELKVATVMSVTMSVDHRVIDGAVGANLLKAIVENLENPLAMLA
- a CDS encoding FtsB family cell division protein — encoded protein: MTRNHRPNLGSLPFFAAAFALSAYFTFAAVQGDFGLFRRVEIAAEAETLNRDLTRLNLDIAQMENLTHRLSDTFLDLDLLDEQARSVLGVLRADEIVIR
- a CDS encoding helix-turn-helix transcriptional regulator; amino-acid sequence: MKEMRKFSDIAQRLVWHRKLTGLTQLEYATKAGLKRAQLNNWENGDYRISVDGALALRETYGMPLDFIYLGDQNALPMALRNALIEARSGGENGG
- a CDS encoding pyruvate dehydrogenase complex E1 component subunit beta; the encoded protein is MATEILMPALSPTMEEGTLAKWLVKEGDTVKSGDVMAEIETDKATMEFEAVDEGVIGKILIAEGSEAVKVNTAIAILIEEGEALDAAPVAAAPPVTAVPDSAASAEPAAPVAAVAAAPVVDLTPDWPEGTELVKTTVREALRDAMAEEMRADENVFLMGEEVAEYQGAYKISQGLLDEFGAKRVIDTPITEHGFTGIAVGAAFGGLKPIVEFMTFNFAMQAMDQIINSAAKTLYMSGGQMGAPMVFRGANGAASRVGAQHSQCFAAWYMQIPGLKVVTPYSASDAKGLLKSAIRDPNPVIFLENEMLYGRAFDVPKLDDFTVPFGKAKICRTGTDVTIVSFSIGMQYALEAADKLAEEGISAEVIDLRTLRPMDLPTVIKSVMKTNRLVTVEEGWPQGSVGSYIASEVSREAFDYLDAPIITCTGKDVPMPYAANLEKLALITTDEVIAAVKQVTYR
- the pdhA gene encoding pyruvate dehydrogenase (acetyl-transferring) E1 component subunit alpha, with product MAARKSVKKTNVSAEELTEHYRSMLLIRRFEEKAGQLYGMGLIGGFCHLYIGQEAVVVGLEAAAEEGDKRLTSYRDHGHMLACGMDAGGVMAELTGRTGGLSKGKGGSMHMFSKEKHFYGGHGIVGAQVPIGAGLAFADKYNGNGRVSFTYFGDGASNQGQVYETFNMAALWQLPVIFVIENNQYAMGTSQKRSSVTPDIYTRGEAFGIPGEAVDGMSVLAVKEAGERAVAHCRSGKGPYILEVKTYRYRGHSMSDPAKYRTREEVQKMREERDPIEQVRTLLLDNKYATEDDLKAIDKEIKAVVNDAADFARTSPEPALEELWTDIYA
- a CDS encoding site-specific integrase, whose product is MELMRRGKKGLFTHKRPVPTRYREIEGRAYVWTALHTDARAEALQKARAIVFLQDAQWEAALAKQTVKASALYAELRTLAQAMGFAYLPEADVADLPDKEFLQRVEAGVAGTASECAAVLGAAEVPKLLLSGLFDAYAGFVADKIRKKDAQQLRKWRSPRLRAVTNLIGVIGDMPVQEITRQHALTFRAHWWSRMQSEGRSAATGNHDLGNLSSMVSEVCMKQGWDMANPFLRLWFEPDGERRPAFSAEWISSKILAPGALDNMSDEERAIFLVVVNTGARPSEIINLLPERIRLDANIPHIQIRAEGRTLKNKYSSRDVPLLGVSLEAMRAFPDGFPRYRTFGDWTDHATGHLRDSGLLESDKHTAYSLRHSISDRLLNSGCQDRVRKEIMGHKPEKMIYGEGSNLDTKLAALAPIALV
- a CDS encoding PLP-dependent cysteine synthase family protein, giving the protein MIYTTEGRGRLFDNVLQTIGDTPTIRLNRVAPQGVDIYVKFEAFNPGGSVKDRLALNIVEAGEREGRLQPGQTVVEATSGNTGIGLAMVCAAKGYPLVITMHDGFSVERRQVMRMLGAKVVLTRKEDKGLGMVLKAKELAEANGWFLAHQFETKDNADIHEVTTAREILGDFNGKSLDQVVLGFGTGGTATGLGRVLKQARPGLKIILSEPENATLVGSGTAQARNDEGEPSESHPAFAPHPVQGWTPDFIPLVLQEALDQGYFDGLQPVSGAESIAMSRRLAAEEGILAGISGGASVAAAVKVAETAPKGSVILAILPDTGERYLSTPLFDGIETEMDAAELALSQSTPGFRY